A single window of Drosophila suzukii chromosome 3, CBGP_Dsuzu_IsoJpt1.0, whole genome shotgun sequence DNA harbors:
- the Pss gene encoding phosphatidylserine synthase, giving the protein MKKRSNSRGTPTSSGDVVLPAASSSAGDADGDHPAFKTGAASAPATPTKRRDGSDGSGSSAGARRKRKEEIAQTFVIVNERPVDDISLDFFYKPHTITLLAVSVLAVMYFAFVRNEANVDENLWAGLLCIVFFFLIISVIAFPNGPFTRPHPAFWRILFGCSVLYLLALQFMMFQNYPTIRSIFYWIDPKLKNFHIDMEKEYGVNCSDISWDRVKGHLDVFAWGHFLGWAFKAILIRHMGILWAISVMWEITEITFAHLLPNFIECWWDALILDVIICNGLGIWMGLKICQILEMREYKWASIKDISSTTGKIKRAMLQFTPESWSAIRWLDPKSTAMRFAAVIQLVIFWQVTELNTFFLKHIFEMPPDHFIVVGRLIFIGLFVAPSVRQYYVYVTDTRCKRVGTQCWVYGAIMVSEAILCIKNGKELFERTQAINIVLWLTIQVIISVAFVYLAVYWQQRQLKKVSSTPTKRKESSPAVSSSPSKGKLSPQKEKKVK; this is encoded by the exons ATGAAGAAGCGCTCCAATTCACGTGGCACCCCGACCTCGTCGGGCGATGTGGTGCTGCccgccgcctcctcctccgccggcGACGCCGATGGGGATCATCCCGCCTTCAAGACGGGGGCGGCCAGCGccccggccacgcccaccaaGCGGCGGGACGGAAGCGACGGCAGTGGCAGCAGTGCGGGCGCCAGGAGGAAACGGAAGGAGGAGATCGCCCAGACATTTGTGATCGTCAACGAACGTCCTGTGGACGACATATCTCTGGACTTCTTCTACAAGCCACACACCATCACCCTATTGGCGGTTTCCGTCCTTGCCGTCATGTACTTCGCATTCGTCAG AAACGAGGCGAACGTGGATGAAAATCTCTGGGCCGGCCTCCTCTGCATTGTGTTCTTCTTTCTGATCATCTCGGTGATTGCATTTCCCAATGGACCCTTCACCCGTCCCCATCCCGCCTTCTGGCGGATATTGTTCGGATGTTCCGTGCTGTACCTGCTGGCGTTACAATTCATGATGTTCCAAAACTATCCGACCATCAGGAGCATATTCTACTGGATCGATCCGAAGTTGAAGAACTTCCACATCGATATGGAAAAG GAATATGGCGTTAATTGCTCGGACATCAGTTGGGATCGCGTAAAAGGTCATCTGGACGTCTTTGCCTGGGGTCACTTTTTGGGATGGGCCTTCAAGGCCATCTTGATCCGTCACATGGGCATTCTGTGGGCCATTTCCGTCATGTGGGAGATCACCGAGATCACCTTTGCTCATCTGCTGCCCAACTTCATCGAGTGCTGGTGGGATGCTCTCATCCTAGATGTCATCATCTGCAACGGCCTGGGCATTTGGATGGGTCTCAAGATCTGCCAGATCCTCGAGATGCGCGAGTACAAGTGGGCCAGTATCAAGGACATATCCAGCACCACGGGTAAAATCAAGCGAGCCATGCTGCAGTTTACGCCGGAGAGCTGGTCAGCCATCCGCTGGCTGGATCCCAAGTCCACGGCGATGAGATTCGCCGCCGTCATTCAGCTGGTGATCTTCTGGCAGGTCACCGAGCTGAACACATTCTTCTTGAAGCACATCTTCGAGATGCCGCCGGATCACTTTATTGTGGTCGGTCGCCTCATATTCATCGGACTGTTTGTGGCGCCTTCGGTTAG GCAATACTACGTATATGTCACCGATACACGCTGCAAGAGAGTCGGCACCCAGTGTTGGGTTTACGGCGCCATCATGGTCTCCGAAGCCATTCTGTGCATCAAGAATGGCAAGGAGTTGTTTGAGCGCACGCAAGCCATCAACATTGTCCTGTGGCTGACTATCCAAGTGATAATCTCGGTGGCATTTGTCTACCTGGCAGTTTACTGGCAG CAACGGCAGCTAAAAAAGGTTTCTTCGACGCCGacgaaaagaaaagaaagcagtcCTGCCGTCTCATCTTCGCCTTCTAAAG GTAAATTATCGCCGCAAAAAGAGAAGAAAGTAAAATAA
- the LOC108013480 gene encoding vesicle transport protein SFT2A, protein MDKLRRVLSGDEPTPEEESSIITQINEMSTLSWSTRIKGFCICFVLGILLSLLGSVALFLHKGIVVFAVFYTLGNIISMASTCFLMGPFKQIKKMFADTRLIATVVVLVMMVLTFIAAIVWKKAGLTLIFIIIQSLAMTWYSLSYIPYARDAVKKTVSAFLEV, encoded by the exons GTGGAGATGAGCCCACTCCGGAAGAGGAGAGCAGTATCATTACACAG ATTAACGAAATGTCCACCTTAAGTTGGTCCACACGCATCAAGGGATTCTGCATTTGCTTCGTCTTGGGCATTTTACTTTCCCTACTTGGTTCAGTTGCCCTATTTTTGCACAAGGGAATTGTGGTCTTTGCGGTCTTCTACACCCTAGGAAATATCATCTCGATGGCCAG TACGTGCTTCCTGATGGGGCCCTTCAAGCAGATCAAGAAAATGTTCGCGGACACCAGGCTGATAGCCACCGTTGTAGTTCTCGTGATGATGGTCCTGACGTTTATAGCGGCAATTGTG TGGAAAAAGGCTGGACTCACGCTCATTTTCATTATCATACAATCGCTGGCCATGACCTGGTACTCGCTGTCGTACATCCCCTACGCCCGCGATGCGGTCAAAAAGACCGTCTCGGCATTCCTGGAGGTCTGA
- the Nubp2 gene encoding cytosolic Fe-S cluster assembly factor Nubp2 homolog — translation MLEKVKNVIVVLSGKGGVGKSTVSTQLSLALRKNGFKVGLLDIDLCGPSVPYLLGLEGRDIFQCSEGWVPIYTDESQTLAVMSIGFLLKNREDPVIWRGPKKTMMIRQFLTDVRWDELDYLIIDTPPGTSDEHITVMECLKEVGCHGAIIVTTPQEVALDDVRKEITFCKKTGIKIMGIVENMSGFVCPHCTSCTNIFSSNGGAALAAHTDVPHLGTLPIDPRVGVLAGSTVSVLDELPDSTTAAVFTNLVEKLKSLSVN, via the exons ATGCTAGAAAAGGTTAAAAATGTTATCGTAGTGCTCTCCGGAAAAGGCGGAGTTGGTAAATCCACAGTGAGCACCCAACTGTCGCTGGCACTGCGAAAGAATGGGTTCAAG GTTGGCTTGCTCGATATAGATCTGTGTGGACCCAGTGTGCCATATCTTTTGGGCTTGGAAGGACGTGATATATTCCAGTGCAGCGAAGGATGGGTTCCCATTTATACGGATGAATCCCAAACCCTGGCCGTGATGTCCATTGGTTTCCTTTTGAAGAACCGTGAGGACCCGGTCATTTGGCGCGGACCCAAAAAGACCATGATGATCCGACAATTCCTCACCGATGTTAGGTGGGATGAGTTGGATTACCTAATCATCGACACACCGCCCGGCACTTCGGATGAGCACATTACCGTGATGGAGTGCCTGAAGGAGGTGGGATGCCATGGAGCCATCATAGTGACCACTCCGCAGGAGGTGGCCTTGGATGACGTGCGCAAGGAGATCACCTTCTGCAAGAAAACCGGCATCAAGATCATGGGCATCGTGGAGAACATGAGTGG GTTCGTGTGCCCCCATTGCACCTCATGTACCAATATTTTCTCCTCAAACGGCGGCGCTGCATTGGCCGCGCACACCGATGTACCACATCTCGGGACTCTGCCCATAGATCCACGTGTGGGCGTTTTGGCGGGCAGCACTGTTTCCGTTTTGGACGAGCTACCGGATTCTACGACGGCGGCGGTGTTCACTAATCTAGTTGAGAAATTGAAATCGCTTTCGGTTAACTAA